One Indicator indicator isolate 239-I01 chromosome Z, UM_Iind_1.1, whole genome shotgun sequence genomic window carries:
- the GPX8 gene encoding probable glutathione peroxidase 8 isoform X4 encodes MEPLTTTYPLKNSNRKARVFVVFLSMVLCTAILCLLQVRFFKPKMKDFYSFEVKDSRGRIVSLEKYRGKILQRKNLDGISGSTLSTLKVKL; translated from the exons ATGGAGCCTCTCACAACTACTTATCCTCTAAAAAACTCAAATCGCAAGGCAAGagtctttgttgtttttctgtcaATGGTTTTGTGTACTGCCattctctgcctgctgcaagtCAGATTTTTTAAACCtaaaatgaaagatttttattcttttgaagTCAAGGATTCACGAGGAAGGATTGTTTCCTTGGAGAAGTACAGAGGAAAA ATTCTTCAAAGAAAGAACCTCGATGGAATTTCTGGAAGTACCTTGTCAACCCTGAAGGTAAAGTTGTGA
- the GPX8 gene encoding probable glutathione peroxidase 8 isoform X1: MEPLTTTYPLKNSNRKARVFVVFLSMVLCTAILCLLQVRFFKPKMKDFYSFEVKDSRGRIVSLEKYRGKATLVVNVASYCQHTNKNYFSLQELHREFGPSHFTVLAFPCNQFGESEPSSSQEIESFVKGNYGVTFPVFHKIKILGSEAEPAFKFLIDSSKKEPRWNFWKYLVNPEGKVVKFWRPEESIESIKPEVTSLIRQIIMKKREDL; the protein is encoded by the exons ATGGAGCCTCTCACAACTACTTATCCTCTAAAAAACTCAAATCGCAAGGCAAGagtctttgttgtttttctgtcaATGGTTTTGTGTACTGCCattctctgcctgctgcaagtCAGATTTTTTAAACCtaaaatgaaagatttttattcttttgaagTCAAGGATTCACGAGGAAGGATTGTTTCCTTGGAGAAGTACAGAGGAAAA GCAACTTTGGTTGTAAACGTGGCCAGTTACTgccaacacacaaacaaaaattacttcTCACTGCAAGAACTACACAGAGAGTTTGGTCCCTCCCACTTCACTGTGCTGGCTTTTCCCTGCAACCAGTTTGGAGAATCAGAGCCTAGTTCAAGCCAGGAAATAGAATCTTTTGTCAAAGGAAATTATGGAGTAACCTTCCCTGTTTTCCACAAAATCAAGATCCTAGGATCAGAAGCAGAGCCTGCCTTTAAATTTCTTATAG ATTCTTCAAAGAAAGAACCTCGATGGAATTTCTGGAAGTACCTTGTCAACCCTGAAGGTAAAGTTGTGAAATTTTGGAGGCCTGAAGAATCCATAGAAAGTATTAAGCCAGAAGTAACATCATTAATCAGGCAGATTatcatgaaaaaaagagaagacctctga
- the GPX8 gene encoding probable glutathione peroxidase 8 isoform X2 → MEPLTTTYPLKNSNRKARATLVVNVASYCQHTNKNYFSLQELHREFGPSHFTVLAFPCNQFGESEPSSSQEIESFVKGNYGVTFPVFHKIKILGSEAEPAFKFLIDSSKKEPRWNFWKYLVNPEGKVVKFWRPEESIESIKPEVTSLIRQIIMKKREDL, encoded by the exons ATGGAGCCTCTCACAACTACTTATCCTCTAAAAAACTCAAATCGCAAGGCAAGa GCAACTTTGGTTGTAAACGTGGCCAGTTACTgccaacacacaaacaaaaattacttcTCACTGCAAGAACTACACAGAGAGTTTGGTCCCTCCCACTTCACTGTGCTGGCTTTTCCCTGCAACCAGTTTGGAGAATCAGAGCCTAGTTCAAGCCAGGAAATAGAATCTTTTGTCAAAGGAAATTATGGAGTAACCTTCCCTGTTTTCCACAAAATCAAGATCCTAGGATCAGAAGCAGAGCCTGCCTTTAAATTTCTTATAG ATTCTTCAAAGAAAGAACCTCGATGGAATTTCTGGAAGTACCTTGTCAACCCTGAAGGTAAAGTTGTGAAATTTTGGAGGCCTGAAGAATCCATAGAAAGTATTAAGCCAGAAGTAACATCATTAATCAGGCAGATTatcatgaaaaaaagagaagacctctga
- the GPX8 gene encoding probable glutathione peroxidase 8 isoform X3 codes for MEPLTTTYPLKNSNRKARFGESEPSSSQEIESFVKGNYGVTFPVFHKIKILGSEAEPAFKFLIDSSKKEPRWNFWKYLVNPEGKVVKFWRPEESIESIKPEVTSLIRQIIMKKREDL; via the exons ATGGAGCCTCTCACAACTACTTATCCTCTAAAAAACTCAAATCGCAAGGCAAGa TTTGGAGAATCAGAGCCTAGTTCAAGCCAGGAAATAGAATCTTTTGTCAAAGGAAATTATGGAGTAACCTTCCCTGTTTTCCACAAAATCAAGATCCTAGGATCAGAAGCAGAGCCTGCCTTTAAATTTCTTATAG ATTCTTCAAAGAAAGAACCTCGATGGAATTTCTGGAAGTACCTTGTCAACCCTGAAGGTAAAGTTGTGAAATTTTGGAGGCCTGAAGAATCCATAGAAAGTATTAAGCCAGAAGTAACATCATTAATCAGGCAGATTatcatgaaaaaaagagaagacctctga